One genomic segment of Vagococcus intermedius includes these proteins:
- a CDS encoding DUF4767 domain-containing protein, with amino-acid sequence MKKKWLILLSVFFLIGCGKKEEYVEETSQQVAPKSEDQSSEMKPEKDHRNSLKHEKSKRNHTPSKHVDSQRNRDLKKEKYAHRPLWDSHKSQKLADYMRQWGDEMGQDYQEAYPLGETINYYGYHYPQDIVKNNFAFKNNPIDVTLSKDGESFDGYNIVAIFSDIESHSPKGAHLYLFTLKDGKPTILITSQNQGNDENLIYFNETENYELKKNFEAIVMGNGREKSIEQSKTSNPERHSFSAHEKEKINQRFYDWATERAKIGNMASSPLFFNHGSGGSGDWFGQTPDGKILVQNEGNPGKESFPIEALGGLLFFTALDGTTGHDEKILSSSIAEGYSRNLDPEFPSSKYILGDNGIVYEYKKPAGELLGAGEGFIECDDLGTISEIPSKEHFIISEDQAAQSKLKELIAEVTD; translated from the coding sequence ATGAAAAAAAAGTGGTTAATTTTATTAAGTGTTTTCTTTCTAATAGGCTGTGGTAAAAAAGAAGAGTATGTGGAAGAAACATCTCAACAGGTAGCGCCAAAAAGTGAAGACCAGTCTTCTGAAATGAAACCTGAAAAGGACCATAGAAATAGTCTGAAACATGAGAAATCCAAGAGAAACCATACCCCGTCAAAACATGTTGACTCTCAACGGAACAGAGACTTAAAAAAAGAAAAGTACGCCCACAGACCACTTTGGGATTCTCATAAATCACAAAAATTAGCTGATTACATGAGACAGTGGGGGGACGAAATGGGACAAGATTATCAAGAAGCGTATCCTTTAGGAGAAACCATTAATTATTATGGTTATCACTACCCTCAAGATATTGTTAAAAATAATTTTGCTTTTAAAAATAACCCAATAGATGTCACCTTATCAAAAGATGGCGAAAGTTTTGATGGGTATAACATAGTCGCCATTTTTTCAGATATAGAGTCTCATTCACCAAAAGGTGCTCATCTTTATCTATTTACTCTGAAAGATGGGAAGCCAACGATTCTGATAACCTCACAAAATCAAGGAAATGATGAAAATTTAATCTATTTTAATGAGACAGAAAATTATGAATTAAAGAAAAATTTTGAAGCAATTGTAATGGGTAATGGCAGAGAAAAAAGTATCGAGCAGTCTAAGACTTCAAACCCAGAGAGGCATTCTTTTTCTGCTCATGAAAAAGAAAAAATTAATCAAAGATTTTATGATTGGGCAACTGAGCGAGCAAAAATAGGCAATATGGCAAGTAGTCCGTTATTTTTTAACCATGGATCAGGTGGAAGTGGTGATTGGTTCGGTCAAACACCTGATGGAAAAATATTAGTTCAAAATGAAGGGAATCCTGGAAAAGAAAGTTTTCCTATCGAAGCACTTGGAGGTCTGTTATTCTTTACTGCTCTAGATGGGACTACAGGACATGATGAAAAAATTTTATCTAGTTCGATTGCAGAGGGTTATTCTAGAAATTTAGACCCAGAGTTCCCCTCAAGTAAATATATTTTAGGTGATAATGGGATAGTCTATGAGTACAAAAAGCCAGCAGGAGAGTTATTAGGAGCAGGTGAAGGGTTTATAGAATGTGATGATTTAGGAACTATTAGTGAGATACCAAGTAAGGAACACTTTATTATTTCTGAAGACCAAGCAGCTCAAAGCAAACTAAAAGAATTGATTGCTGAAGTGACTGATTAA
- a CDS encoding PepSY domain-containing protein — protein MKTPTKFLTGLITGLSVLLLAGCQGNTNEDKVKNEDNTKTTAKEDKEKQVATLPQTNLEDVINLYEKNYPDSDISSIQIEKTRNDWEVEVEGLDDSKEYSLKLLDSSDKIINQKEEKLDQNEANGVKRDTDKLNLSELASLKEVTKHAQSEVPDGQLDEMELSQDLGINHWSLKILDGRKEVEVKIDAQTNKVISVEQDD, from the coding sequence ATGAAAACACCTACTAAATTTTTGACAGGTCTTATCACAGGTTTATCCGTTCTACTGTTAGCTGGTTGTCAAGGTAATACAAATGAAGATAAAGTGAAAAATGAAGATAACACTAAAACAACTGCTAAAGAAGATAAAGAAAAACAAGTTGCCACTTTGCCTCAAACAAATTTAGAAGACGTTATTAATCTATATGAAAAAAATTATCCTGATTCGGATATCAGCTCCATTCAAATAGAAAAAACACGAAATGACTGGGAAGTTGAAGTTGAAGGTTTAGATGATTCGAAAGAGTATAGTTTAAAACTTTTAGATAGTTCTGATAAAATCATCAATCAGAAAGAAGAAAAGCTTGATCAAAATGAAGCTAATGGCGTCAAACGTGACACTGATAAGTTAAATTTATCTGAACTAGCTTCTCTTAAAGAAGTGACTAAACATGCCCAATCAGAAGTGCCTGATGGGCAACTTGATGAAATGGAATTAAGTCAAGACCTAGGAATTAACCACTGGTCTTTAAAAATATTAGACGGCCGCAAAGAAGTTGAAGTGAAAATTGATGCCCAAACTAATAAAGTCATTTCAGTTGAACAGGATGATTAA
- a CDS encoding GTPase, whose protein sequence is MTINPQAKKAINTACVAAAGVCASPIPFSDSALLIPIQTTMIAAIYKANDQQISEGLITGALKATATAAIGKGVAGNLLKFIPGVGTVVGTAINASVAVGFTKLLGNEIAKALENQSSERSIDLMEMLHLISKNFKPKA, encoded by the coding sequence ATGACAATTAATCCTCAAGCAAAAAAAGCTATTAACACTGCTTGTGTAGCTGCAGCAGGTGTTTGTGCCTCACCCATTCCTTTTTCTGATTCGGCTCTTTTGATTCCTATTCAAACAACCATGATTGCCGCAATTTATAAAGCCAATGACCAACAAATTTCTGAAGGGCTGATTACTGGTGCTTTAAAAGCAACGGCTACAGCGGCAATTGGTAAAGGTGTCGCAGGTAACTTACTAAAATTCATACCTGGCGTTGGCACAGTTGTAGGGACAGCAATTAATGCTAGTGTAGCAGTTGGTTTTACCAAATTACTTGGTAATGAAATTGCCAAAGCCTTAGAAAATCAATCATCTGAACGTAGTATTGATTTGATGGAAATGTTACATCTTATTAGTAAAAATTTCAAACCCAAAGCCTAA